GTGGGTTGCATAGTGGGAATATAATTTTGGAGATAGGGACACACTCATTTTCATAAAAGACTTGCTGAAAACACTGCTACTTAGAGGAAGAAAGGATCAGAGATAACTGTGGATCTTGTTAGATGCCAACCAGATCTGAAGCAGAAAACGGAGTGCACACTGGAGCTCAGAAACCATGTGACAGTGCCTGGGGACAGGCCTGGGAAGGCAGCATGTGCTAGAGAGCAGAGCCTGGGTTGGGAGCCAGGGGACCCAGGAACAACTGTGACATGCTACCGAATAACTAGGCCGGTAAAGTCACCTCTTTTGGCtttagtttatttatatattgagtTGGTTGAAACAAATGGACTCCAACATCCTTTGCAGTTACGGTTTCCTATATTCCTGCAAACTGAAATCTGTCAGTTCCTCTGAGAGAAACCCCTTTTGATTTTTCCTGAAAGAGGTTTTCATCTCTAAACTTGTCGCAACATTGAACATCTTCAGAATTCATGGAGATGTGGTAGAATAAATGCTGGCCTGGAGCCAGTTTATCTCCTGGCCTTCTCTCCCACACTTAGGAGGTTTAATGACCAGAaactttatttacatatttgGAGATTATAGATTGCTCGAGAATGTCTCAAATAAGATTTGAAAGGAGACCCCATGAATGAAAGCACTTGGTAAACCCTGAGAGTGATAAAACCATTGCAGGTGATTTTCCTGTTTGATACAAGGCTTTGAAAATGAAAGGTCTAGAAATAATGCGTAAAGGACAAGAACAGGCAGGGGTGGCCTCTGCCTCCGTCTAACTTACCTTCTGACTCTCCTTCAGCTCCTGAACACTCGCTGCCAAGATGTCCTgccagcagagccagcagcagtGCCAGCCCCCTCCCAAGTGCACCCCCAAGTGTCCTCCTAAATGCCCTGCCCCTAAATGCCCCCCAAAGTGTCCCCCTAAGTGCCCTCCAGTGTCTTCCTGCTGCAGTGTCAGCTCTGGGGGCTGCTGTGGCTCCAGCTCTGGGGGCTGCTGCAGTTCTGGGGGAGGTGGCTGCTGCCTGAGCCACCACAGGCGCCGCAGGTCCCACCGCCACAGGCCCCAGAGCTCTGACTGCTGCAGCCAGCCCTCAGGGGGCTCCAGCTGCTGCGGAGGGGGCAGTGGCCAGCACTCTGGAGGCTGCTGTTGAACTGGATCCTGAGCCTAAAAGAGCACATTTCAAGCCATGAAAGGGGCAACTTCATCTTCCTTGGGCTCGGCTGTGTTGCTGGGACATTTTAGAAAGACTTCAAACTCTGTCCTGGACGATTCCTCTGACCTAGAATCCAGAAATCTGTCCTCTCACAAAAATCCATCTTCTGACCTCTGATTCCATCTGTGCACCTGGCCTGGGAACACCCAATAGAAGGCCTTGCCTCATTCCCCTGATTTCCTTGGCAATCCCCATTGTGCAcgaaacaataaaacaaatgatCCGCTCATCAACTTGTTCTAGACTGCATTACTGTTGCTTGTAAATGTGCCGCGAGGGATAGCATGTCTGATCTCAGCTCCATCCCCTGGTTATTGGGCCTTGAAGCAGCATGGCTTGCTTAACTCCTTCAGCCCCTGGTCCTTACTAGAGCTGACCCCTGCCCCTCGGTGCCTCGGACAGGTTCAAGTCAGGAAAAAGAatgatgatatttagatttacaTTAACAGACCGAAGTTTGTATAAAGAATTGCTTACTTGGCATCAGAGAACTGACAAGACCAATGCAGGACAAAGAGGGTTCGTGGAGGCGGTCACTGTCATTGCCACCATGCCGCCAACAGTAGGGGAAGGGAATGTCTTGAAATTATCAAAATGTAGAAGCTTGGAGCAGTGGCCCATGAATTGAAACTCAGGCCTCTAGGAAAGGGGCCCTTCTCATGGGTGCAGGGGTCTCTGAGCTCAGAGGAGGGGCCCTGTGAGTCTGGACTTATGCTTCTGAGGAGGGACACAGCTGGTGCTGGTCCTAGGGTCTCCATGAGAACCCAACAAGGTTGGTTTTGTGAGTGGAAAAAACTTCACACTGGAACCACTGTTGCTAAAATTGCTCCTGCTGGGGTGAGAAGTCATGTTGGGGTGACTTGGAGAACTCTACAGGAATCTAAGGAAGCCTGTTCCTTGTCCCTCTGCCAGCCTCCAAGTCTTCTCTAGCTTCCCCTACTGGCAGAGACTTCAGGAAACAGCCAGCAAAGAGAAACGGGATTGACAATCCCAAACCTCCATCGTAAGgccagaggaggaagggaggactgAAGTGGAGCGATGATGTCTTAATAACCAGCATGCTGAAGCAGGCAGGGAGACAGACATATCCTACTCAGCCATCAACCTCCTTCTTCCTGatatcctccctctctccccagctAGTCTCCCAAAGAATTTTACCTTGTGCCTCTTTAAGCAAACATAACGAAATGACTCCATGTAgcttatactttaaaaatgcagACTGCTCTAGTACAAATAAACCTTGAAGCTCACTTCTGCAAATGGGCGTCAAAGTGTTTCTGTTCTTGCCACTGCCCATACAAATGGAGTCATACATTATAGACACACACAcgtgcaaacacacatgcacCAATGTTCATCCCAGGTGTCAAGAGCTTGGAAACGATGTCCAAGTCTGTGAAAGACACCGCCTCTGCGCCTCTGGAAGTCCTTTTTTTGGTGATAATATTGGCATGTAATAATGTGTAACTGCCAGAACACAAGTGGCCACAGAACTGCATGCACATTTTATCCTTGCAGAATCTTCCAAGTAGCTTTGGTTAACGCAATGTACAGATGAGCAAATGGGTTCAGAAAGCATCATCACTAgctcaagttcacacagctagtagaAGGAGCCTGAGGATTCAGAACCAGGGCAGTCTGACTCCAAGGCCACTGctgcttttctttattaaaaaaaaaaaaagatcaaattcAAATCCGGATTGCTAGACATTTTAAAACTGAGTATTTGATATTAATACTACAACTATGCCCTTTTCAAGTCTGTCTGTCACCAAACTCCCATCTTGTAACCTGTTTTGCCTGATGGCTCTTGAAATGGCAACAGCATTGGTTGGCTGTTGACCTTATACTGCCTGAGCATGTAACATGAACAAGTCTTTGATGTCTTCTTTAagttaatgttaatatttaaaataccttGGAAACTATTTCCTTCCTTTGCATGCTTGGGTACAAGGTAAAATGGCTTTCCTCTTAGCTCCCTCTTAACTTTTGCTGAAAGCCAGTTTTTGATGGGTAGGCCTTCCTGGGTGCTAGCAGACCAGCTACTTTTTGATTCCAAAGCCAGGAGTATATCCAcagatatttcttttctaataagaAGTGTTACAGCAGggctccctcttctttttttctccacgATGACGTCTGTATCTtgcatgttttaaatttcttccttaaTGATTTTCCTAAACTTAGCATCTTAGAAGCTGATAATATTTCATCTTCTAAAAATTGTCTCAGGGATTTTCCTTCGGATTTCTTTTGAATTTCACAAAGTAATATGCACCAGTGTTGGAATATTCTTCTAGTTGAATTCTGGGGAGTTCCAGTTTAAACATGACATCGGATTCATTAGGTGCAGAAATCTTCACGCGCTCATAGCAGCTCCGGGTGCCGCCTCTGCGCAGCAGGTGGTCCACAACGCTGTTCACCAGCTTGGCCGCCTTGGAGACATCGTCGCGACTGAGCCTTAACTTCTCTAAAACCGCCCGGAGCTTCCAGGTCCGCGGCGCCGACTCCCTTCGGCCGAGGATGGGGCCCGAGACCCGCAGGCCGGGGCTTGGCAAGTCCCAGGGCCCGGGCGGGGGTCTGGGCTCCGCAGAGCAGCGCGCACCCGTCGGGCGGCGAGAACCAGCTCTGGAAAAAGCCGGCTCGGGAGCCGCGGGAGGCTCCCGCCCCTCCGCCCCAGAGGCGCTGGTGGCGTCTGAGAGCCGCGCGTCCTCGGCGGGCTGAGGGGCCTACTTGCGGCGGGCCCCCAGCTCACGGGCTGGCGGCCTCTCCTGGGTGTCCTGGGCGCCCTTCTTCTCCCCGGATCCCGATTCCCCCGCGGGGCCGAACTTTCCCGCGTTGGGCCGGGCGGCCTCGGGAGCAGCCAGAGACTCGTTTGGGTCCCTCGGGGCGCCCCTGGCACTTGGCGCAGAAGCCTCGGGAGCGGTTGGCTCGGGGCTCCGAAGCTCTCCGCGTGGCCTTCCCGTGTCGAGGCTGCATGGCTGGTGCTTTCTGTTCACCGAAAAAAGAATCAGCTTCTGGAAGTCCTTCTGATTGTCTGGCCTGAGGTTTGGATGAACATCAATCAGCCTCCTCCATTTCCAGGAAGCTTCCCTAATATTTCCTCTACTGCCACACTATTTTAACACTACAATCCTCCAATATTAGTGTTCTCAGGTTATCCTCTCTCCTGTCATGCCCTCTTGTGTCTTCTCCCACTGGGACTACCCAGATGTACTTCCTCTTTCCCCATCTGGCATGGAGTCTCTGAAGAAAAGGTAGTTTGAATCCTATAAACTGCAACCCCTGTACTACCAGGCCTCTCTGCATTAGGATGAAGGATACTGAATAGGCCCTGGGTAAGGACTTCCTAAGTTCAGGGATATGGGTATTACACCATCCTGGGGGACTTCTGAGGAGAAGGGCTGGGCCTCTCTCATCCTGTGGCTCCCTAAGGCAGGGGAACCTGTGCTTTCACTGAAGAAGGCCTCCTCCAGGGAGGAGAGGACATCTCACAGTACTCCTGCTAAAAGTGACAACATTTctatctctttccttctttttccaagTTCCAAGGACCAGAGGTATTTAGACAGGGACTGACAGATGCTTCAAGGTCAGGAGCTCCTTACATACAAGGACATCAGTTCTCTGCAAGGTCCCTGTAAGTCTTACCTTCTTCCTTGGCTCTCTGATGAGTCCAGAAACCAGTATCAAGCAGTGGGGCTGGACttcatttcttctctgctttccACATGTGGGAACTGCTAAAAGGTAAACTGAGGTGCAATacaattttaaagagtttatttgagcaaacagCAATTCATGAATTTGGCAGTTCCAGCCCAAAAGTGGTTTGAAGGGTCTGTCAAAAGAACAGAAGGGGAAAGCTtgtataaagaaaacacaaaagtgaagaaaatatttggttGGTTGCCATGACACCATTTTCTTACTCAGTATATCCTGCTGAAAGCCCCTAGTTGCATAATTATGAGGTAGCTGATGGCTTCTGATTGCCTAGTtttaagcatattttttttttaatataggcatttacAAGAAATAGCCCAAGTTATATTTCCCTTATGTTTGGAGATCCAGCGAAGTTGAGGTCATTTATGGGGCTTAACTGGCTTTGCCTGCCCAGGGACTCTTCAGGCCTGGTGTCCATTTGAATTTACTTTAACAAGACCCTCCTGTTCACGCACACACAACGCCCCACAATCGCCActaagtttgagaccaggatcTTGACACAGTGCAAGCAGCATGAGAGGATCCAGAATGCCCTCTCGGAGCCCCTCCTCCCACGTTAGACACTCAGACCAGTGGCAGAGGAGTGCCACCATCCTGGGCTGCTGGGGGAAAGGCAATCTCCTCAGCCATCTTGGTGACTCCCATTTGCTCATTCCTTGAAGAACTCTAAGTCTATCGTTCTGTGTTCTGATGAATGGGTAATATTACAAGAACCATCCGTGACTGAGCAATGTcagtatgccaggcactgtgtgctCACAGTAACCTATTCATCCTTGAAATTGCTGTGAAGCAGGTCCATTTTTAGCCTCAGTTTGAAAATCAGAGATTCAGGTCCAGAGAGTTAAATGCACATATCTTTTCAAGATACTTGCCACAGTTACCTATGTCAGAACCATCCCTCTCATCTGCTCACTGAACGCAGGACAGATGGCCAGAAAGTGGACTCCTGTGGTGGTATCTGTTGGGTCGTGTTGTGGACCTTCCCCAGAAAGACAGACACTGTTCAGGATCCCGACAAGATGGCCCTATCATAGTCCTTTGAGAATTCCCTGTCCATCCCTAGCTTCCCAAAACTTAGGAAAACTCCTTATCTCCACAGGTCTCCAAGTGATGATGAAAGGAGCTGTTTTGAAGGCCTTATGATTTTTTGTACAATAAACACCCAAGTGCAAGGAAAATACCTTCATCTTGGACACATATGATGAGAGGAAATGGAGTGTCGTAAATAGCCAGGAGACCCTTTTGTgtgaagagaatttaaaatatgttagcATATAGATCCATGGAGAAAGGATGGCTTATTTAGTAACTCGAAtggagggaaaataaaaaaacaagttatATGCTTTAACAAAATGATTTTCAGGAGGATTAaagagctaatttttaaaactgaatcaCAAAGTAGAACGcacaatggaaaaatatattttatgcacaaaagaaacagaacaaatgtTAGTGAGAAATTTTGATAGATCTAATACcatcaaaataaacttttcagtACCTCCAAAATCGTATGAAAGAAACAAACTAGAAAGTCATaacactatatataaaatattcaataaatgtttactaaaagcctaaaatattctaGGAGTTTATTTAGACAGTTGAGGTATACTTGAgagcaaatagaaa
The DNA window shown above is from Callithrix jacchus isolate 240 chromosome 18, calJac240_pri, whole genome shotgun sequence and carries:
- the LOC103788991 gene encoding uncharacterized protein LOC103788991, yielding MSCQQSQQQCQPPPKCTPKCPPKCPAPKCPPKCPPKCPPVSSCCSVSSGGCCGSSSGGCCSSGGGGCCLSHHRRRRSHRHRPQSSDCCSQPSGGSSCCGGGSGQHSGGCC